One Entomomonas asaccharolytica DNA segment encodes these proteins:
- a CDS encoding alpha/beta hydrolase — translation MRLTDTLIKKFATTTILALTVSYATAEPLTLNPLLIEQQGSFAVGGTVKTSEGTYNPRPDITTGKTSNDFMDVFKANITNGGQTLHGDHATIAYQIPSNAKQLPLVFLHGAGQSMRTWQTTPDGREGWNNIFLRKNYAVYLVDQPRRGWSGRSTVDGFISAIADDQFWFAQFRMGEYPKFFNGVAFPQDAISLDQFFRQMTPNTGAFDVDIISDSLKALFKRIGNGVLITHSQGGIAGWFAGIKATKNVKAIVAIEPGNFPFPEGEVPATIESAFGDIMPAKVSQADFAKLTKMPIIIYFGDNIADTPSTIQGEDQWRIRLALANQWADIINNHGGDVRVVHLPKVGIKGNTHFMMQDLNNSEVADHLASWLQEKGLDK, via the coding sequence ATGAGACTTACTGACACTCTAATCAAAAAATTTGCCACTACAACTATACTGGCTCTGACAGTTTCTTACGCTACAGCGGAGCCTTTAACTTTAAATCCTTTACTTATTGAACAACAAGGCAGTTTTGCGGTAGGGGGAACAGTAAAAACAAGTGAAGGTACTTACAATCCTCGTCCTGATATCACCACAGGTAAAACCAGTAATGATTTTATGGATGTGTTTAAAGCCAATATTACCAACGGTGGACAAACTTTGCACGGTGATCACGCCACAATAGCCTACCAAATTCCAAGTAATGCCAAACAGTTGCCGTTGGTGTTCTTGCATGGAGCTGGGCAGTCAATGAGGACTTGGCAAACTACTCCTGATGGGCGTGAAGGTTGGAACAATATTTTCTTACGCAAAAATTATGCCGTGTATTTAGTTGATCAGCCCCGTCGCGGTTGGTCTGGTCGCTCCACCGTAGACGGTTTTATTTCAGCTATAGCTGACGATCAGTTTTGGTTCGCTCAATTTCGTATGGGTGAGTATCCTAAGTTTTTCAACGGTGTTGCTTTCCCACAGGATGCGATAAGCTTAGATCAATTTTTCCGGCAAATGACCCCGAACACGGGAGCGTTTGATGTGGATATCATTTCCGATAGCCTGAAAGCTTTGTTTAAACGTATTGGCAATGGTGTATTGATTACCCATTCACAAGGAGGTATTGCTGGTTGGTTTGCAGGTATTAAAGCGACTAAAAACGTGAAAGCTATCGTTGCCATCGAGCCAGGAAATTTTCCATTTCCTGAAGGAGAAGTGCCAGCAACGATTGAAAGTGCATTTGGCGATATCATGCCTGCCAAAGTAAGCCAAGCAGATTTTGCCAAGCTCACTAAGATGCCGATTATAATTTATTTTGGCGACAATATAGCCGATACCCCGTCTACAATTCAAGGCGAAGATCAATGGCGAATTCGTTTAGCACTAGCAAACCAATGGGCTGATATAATTAATAACCATGGTGGTGATGTGCGTGTGGTGCATCTGCCCAAAGTCGGTATTAAAGGTAACACGCATTTTATGATGCAGGATCTGAACAATAGCGAAGTGGCTGATCATTTAGCGAGTTGGTTGCAAGAGAAAGGCTTGGATAAGTAG
- a CDS encoding LysR family transcriptional regulator, whose protein sequence is MDDSKQFNDLYAYVQVATFGSFTQAATILGVQPSALSHRIKDLEKRLKIKLLNRTTRSVSTTEAGQQLLERTAPMFATIQQELSALSDYTNKMSGKIRINSPERPAFELIYPKINGFLAENPDVELEIFINNRYCDIVAERFDFGVRSGQDVAQDMIAVRISDENTMTMVASPSYIDQFGKPKSLKELIHHRCIVLSFNPEYRLSEWEFIENNQLIKIRVPEKLIFSSISLVKQAAIDGLGVTWIPSTTVQADVEAGQLVELFAKSNITYPPTYIYYPKNKHKTNAMAALIDLLRQENHKSND, encoded by the coding sequence ATGGATGACAGCAAACAATTCAATGATCTATACGCCTATGTGCAGGTGGCTACATTCGGTAGTTTTACCCAAGCAGCAACTATATTAGGCGTGCAACCTTCTGCGCTAAGTCACCGAATAAAAGACTTGGAGAAGCGTTTAAAAATAAAACTGTTAAATCGCACTACCCGATCTGTTTCTACCACCGAGGCAGGCCAACAATTACTGGAACGAACAGCCCCGATGTTTGCCACCATTCAGCAAGAACTAAGCGCGCTTTCCGATTACACCAATAAAATGAGTGGTAAGATCCGTATTAATAGCCCAGAGCGCCCTGCATTTGAGTTGATATATCCCAAAATTAACGGCTTCTTGGCAGAAAATCCTGACGTGGAGTTGGAGATTTTTATTAACAATCGTTACTGTGACATTGTTGCTGAGCGTTTTGATTTTGGTGTACGGTCAGGACAGGATGTGGCACAAGATATGATAGCAGTGCGTATTTCAGATGAAAATACGATGACAATGGTAGCTTCACCTAGCTATATCGATCAATTTGGCAAGCCAAAAAGCTTGAAAGAGCTCATCCATCATCGCTGTATCGTACTGTCATTCAATCCAGAGTATCGTTTGAGTGAATGGGAATTTATCGAAAATAATCAACTAATTAAAATCAGAGTGCCCGAAAAACTGATTTTCAGCTCAATAAGCCTGGTCAAGCAAGCTGCAATCGATGGCTTAGGAGTAACATGGATACCAAGTACAACTGTGCAAGCCGATGTAGAGGCGGGGCAATTAGTTGAACTCTTTGCAAAATCAAATATTACCTACCCCCCAACGTATATTTATTATCCAAAAAACAAACATAAAACAAATGCAATGGCAGCACTGATTGACTTATTACGACAGGAAAACCATAAAAGCAATGACTAA
- a CDS encoding site-specific integrase has translation MGKFANADKQAGSVMKQLQGSIVRSIGSVRNYEGALKQVAQYCIDSRISLRQLTPAMALVYLEQRAEDVGQKTLDMERQAIQLMMQQVSHLLEPDKRLPVIKSEYTQVLNSRAYSQAQVELIVEAQSPANAMATELAYSSGLRAHELFTLLPATERIADTRPALASKFVGREGVLYTVQGKGGLIREVVIPYHLANRLEELRLAEPITITDRHIHYQQHYGINGGNRWSSSFSTASKRALGWSNGAHGLRHSYAKRRMVELQVHCGLNREQALQTVSQEMGHFRPSITEVYLR, from the coding sequence ATGGGTAAATTTGCTAATGCAGATAAACAAGCTGGTTCTGTGATGAAGCAGTTACAGGGTTCTATTGTTCGTTCAATTGGTTCGGTACGTAATTATGAGGGAGCGTTAAAACAGGTTGCACAGTATTGTATTGATAGTCGTATTAGTCTGCGTCAGTTAACACCTGCTATGGCGTTAGTTTATTTGGAGCAACGAGCTGAGGATGTAGGACAAAAAACACTGGATATGGAGCGTCAGGCTATTCAGTTGATGATGCAACAGGTTAGTCATTTACTTGAACCAGATAAGCGATTACCTGTAATTAAGTCTGAATATACCCAAGTGCTTAATTCGCGTGCCTACAGTCAGGCACAGGTTGAATTAATTGTTGAAGCACAATCTCCCGCTAATGCAATGGCAACTGAGTTAGCTTACAGTAGTGGCTTACGTGCTCATGAACTCTTTACCCTCCTCCCTGCTACTGAGAGAATTGCTGATACGCGACCTGCTTTAGCCAGTAAGTTTGTAGGACGTGAAGGTGTGCTTTATACGGTACAGGGTAAAGGTGGCCTGATACGGGAAGTAGTAATACCTTACCATTTAGCTAATCGCTTAGAGGAACTAAGATTAGCTGAGCCAATAACCATAACGGATAGGCATATTCACTATCAACAGCACTATGGGATTAATGGTGGCAATCGTTGGTCCAGTTCTTTCTCGACGGCCTCAAAACGGGCATTAGGTTGGTCAAACGGTGCTCATGGATTACGGCATAGTTATGCGAAAAGGCGGATGGTGGAGCTGCAAGTACACTGTGGTTTAAACAGAGAACAAGCATTACAAACGGTAAGTCAGGAGATGGGGCATTTTAGACCTAGTATCACGGAAGTTTATTTGCGCTAA
- a CDS encoding cupin domain-containing carboxymuconolactone decarboxylase family protein yields the protein MGKAINILTAFIIASSTQFAMAESIHTQLTPKTEQTLQSVDSSHFSGKAAFARLPTLPSNGDVAPAIVHFETNSFTDWHTHSQGQYLIVTDGSGRFQEWDKPMQTITKGDVVWIAPNVKHWHGAGEFTAMSHIAISPVQGNAVTWLEKVQPEKAENIVKTDKISGNHLSAKQLSIIPLAIAVTQGDQATVKTAIEQGLKAGLTVSELKEAVSHQFAYIGAPKTLNGLITLKSVLENRAKQGINDPQGKLATELGNVDYYQLGTEKLASLTNRPTQTPIFEFAPVVDYAIKAQLFGYQFSRDNLGDVERELTTIGSLVGLGESVNAQLRSHLSLMKNLGLTETSFKQLTETVNSSQAQNLRNVWAEVNRL from the coding sequence ATGGGTAAAGCAATCAATATCTTGACCGCGTTTATTATTGCGTCATCCACTCAGTTTGCCATGGCAGAATCTATCCACACTCAACTTACGCCTAAAACCGAGCAAACACTACAGTCGGTAGATAGTAGTCATTTTAGTGGCAAAGCAGCGTTTGCCCGTTTGCCAACGCTTCCTAGTAATGGTGATGTTGCTCCAGCCATTGTGCATTTTGAAACAAACAGCTTTACCGATTGGCATACCCACAGTCAAGGCCAGTATTTGATTGTTACCGACGGTTCGGGACGTTTTCAGGAATGGGACAAACCGATGCAAACCATTACTAAAGGTGATGTTGTTTGGATTGCACCGAATGTGAAACATTGGCACGGCGCAGGCGAATTTACCGCAATGAGCCATATCGCTATTAGCCCTGTGCAGGGAAATGCAGTAACCTGGCTCGAAAAAGTACAGCCTGAAAAAGCTGAAAATATAGTAAAAACTGACAAAATTTCAGGCAATCATCTTAGCGCCAAACAACTCTCCATTATACCGTTGGCAATTGCTGTTACCCAAGGCGATCAAGCAACAGTAAAAACGGCTATTGAGCAGGGCCTAAAAGCCGGCTTGACGGTTAGTGAACTGAAAGAAGCAGTATCACACCAGTTTGCTTATATTGGCGCACCAAAAACACTGAATGGACTTATTACACTAAAATCTGTGCTTGAGAATCGTGCTAAACAGGGTATTAACGATCCGCAAGGTAAACTAGCTACCGAATTGGGCAATGTGGATTATTACCAACTTGGCACCGAAAAATTGGCTAGCCTTACCAATCGTCCAACCCAAACACCAATTTTTGAGTTTGCTCCAGTAGTGGATTATGCAATCAAGGCTCAATTATTCGGCTATCAATTTAGCCGTGACAATTTAGGCGATGTGGAACGTGAGCTTACTACCATTGGTAGCTTAGTGGGCTTAGGCGAAAGTGTAAATGCCCAACTACGCTCACATTTGAGCTTAATGAAAAATCTGGGTCTGACAGAAACTAGTTTTAAGCAACTTACAGAAACAGTGAATTCATCGCAAGCACAGAACTTGCGCAACGTGTGGGCGGAAGTAAATAGATTGTAA
- a CDS encoding tyrosine-type recombinase/integrase: protein MLTDAIIRNAKPRKTDYQLYDIQGLSINITPAGTKSFKFRIMKKGKRCNLTLGQYPFLSLKEARQLAEDKRFLYKNDLIHDPSESLDSDALASSQAPIFSEFAEHWKSWKFGKLYGDEVSSITAKRQSTCKQIDRALKNDINPVIGDLPLDLITKKHTLLIQQNIESRDALSVAEKVRAWFNEMFRLAIAEGIIDTNPAADLDMLARGSRRTKHNPFLTLEELPALFEAFSHYKGLQQTLLGIKLLLLTGVRTGELRAAKPEQFDLAKGIWCVPPENLKQINKLIRTGAHKSEIPPYIVPLSTQAQEVVKKLISSRYPSQSYLLCHRYHPELMVSENTLNSALIRMGYKDRLTGHGIRATISTALHEMQYEHQWIEAQLSHSDKDKDSVSTTYNHAMYIEQRKKMMQDWANKLNELGMC from the coding sequence ATGCTTACAGATGCAATTATTCGTAACGCTAAACCTAGAAAAACCGATTATCAATTATACGATATTCAGGGATTATCTATTAATATTACCCCCGCAGGAACCAAATCATTTAAGTTCAGAATTATGAAGAAGGGTAAAAGGTGTAATTTAACCTTGGGTCAATACCCATTCTTGAGCTTAAAAGAGGCTAGGCAATTAGCTGAAGATAAGCGGTTTTTATATAAAAATGATTTAATCCATGATCCATCAGAATCATTAGATTCTGATGCGTTAGCAAGTTCTCAGGCACCTATTTTTTCAGAGTTTGCTGAACACTGGAAGTCATGGAAGTTTGGTAAGCTTTATGGCGATGAGGTGTCATCAATCACAGCCAAAAGACAAAGTACCTGTAAGCAAATTGATAGGGCTTTGAAAAACGATATTAATCCTGTTATAGGGGATTTACCTTTAGATTTGATTACTAAGAAGCATACGTTGCTCATTCAGCAGAATATTGAGTCAAGAGATGCGTTAAGTGTCGCGGAGAAAGTCAGGGCTTGGTTTAATGAGATGTTTCGACTGGCTATCGCTGAGGGTATTATAGACACTAATCCTGCTGCTGATTTGGATATGTTAGCACGTGGTAGTCGTCGAACTAAGCATAATCCATTCCTCACGTTAGAGGAGTTACCTGCATTATTTGAGGCATTTAGTCATTATAAAGGTCTGCAACAAACTTTGTTAGGTATCAAGCTGTTGTTATTAACAGGCGTTAGAACAGGAGAATTACGTGCAGCTAAACCTGAGCAGTTTGACTTGGCTAAAGGTATCTGGTGTGTTCCCCCTGAAAATTTAAAACAGATTAATAAGTTAATTAGAACAGGGGCTCATAAATCTGAAATACCTCCTTATATTGTTCCTTTATCAACACAGGCTCAAGAGGTTGTCAAAAAGCTAATAAGTTCAAGGTATCCTTCACAATCTTATTTGTTATGCCATCGCTATCATCCTGAGTTGATGGTGAGTGAGAATACGCTGAATTCAGCATTGATACGTATGGGATATAAGGATAGGTTAACAGGACATGGTATTAGAGCCACTATTTCAACAGCTTTACATGAAATGCAATATGAACATCAATGGATAGAAGCGCAATTGTCCCATTCTGATAAAGATAAGGACAGTGTTAGTACTACGTATAATCACGCTATGTATATTGAACAACGGAAAAAGATGATGCAGGATTGGGCTAATAAGTTAAATGAGTTGGGTATGTGTTAG
- a CDS encoding aldo/keto reductase, translating into MRDAIDSGYRLIDTAASYQNETQVGNAIRNHDINRGELFVTTKLWVQDTNYEGAKAQFERSLNRLQLDYIDLYLIHQPFGDVHGAWRVMEELQAVGKIRAIGVSNFYSDRLADLTAFNKVSPAVNQIEVNPFQQQFDAVPYMQKENIQAQAWAPFAEGKNGLFTQPVLNQIGAKYGKTIGQLVLRWLAQRGIASLAKSVRKERMLENQAIWDFELSADDMAQIATLDTATSQFFSHHDPEMVKWLANHKMEV; encoded by the coding sequence GTGCGTGACGCCATCGATTCGGGCTATCGATTGATTGACACCGCAGCGAGTTATCAGAACGAAACTCAAGTTGGGAATGCTATTCGCAACCACGATATTAATCGTGGCGAATTGTTTGTAACCACTAAACTATGGGTGCAAGATACTAATTACGAAGGAGCGAAAGCACAGTTTGAACGCTCCCTGAATCGTTTACAACTGGATTACATAGATTTGTATTTGATTCATCAACCTTTTGGTGATGTGCATGGAGCATGGCGGGTGATGGAAGAATTGCAAGCGGTAGGTAAAATTCGCGCTATTGGTGTGAGCAATTTTTACTCAGACCGTTTGGCTGATTTGACAGCATTCAATAAGGTTTCTCCAGCAGTCAATCAGATTGAAGTGAATCCATTTCAACAGCAATTTGATGCGGTGCCTTATATGCAAAAAGAAAATATTCAAGCACAAGCATGGGCACCATTCGCCGAAGGTAAAAACGGCTTGTTTACGCAGCCTGTATTAAACCAAATCGGCGCAAAATACGGTAAAACGATAGGACAATTGGTATTACGCTGGCTGGCACAACGCGGTATAGCAAGCCTTGCAAAATCTGTTCGCAAGGAACGTATGCTTGAAAATCAAGCTATTTGGGATTTTGAACTGTCTGCGGATGATATGGCACAAATCGCTACACTTGATACCGCCACTAGCCAATTCTTTAGTCACCATGACCCTGAAATGGTGAAGTGGCTAGCTAACCATAAAATGGAAGTATAA
- a CDS encoding restriction endonuclease, with the protein MRGIGKILTSGELFVDWSKNTFQVINNNELIYIQSLDILDVHGWGSLYEKYVGQLYQKQGYEVIFHGLNKGLHDKGIDLIMNKGNDVIYVQCKYKAHSKISQNLIEKILYSAGNFISRTHKSGQAFLWLIVPDENKCFTINTKSKLSSRAYFEHHNKTQNKVKLRVVEIKM; encoded by the coding sequence ATGAGAGGTATAGGTAAAATTTTAACAAGTGGTGAGCTTTTTGTTGACTGGAGCAAAAATACGTTTCAGGTTATTAATAATAATGAACTCATTTACATTCAATCATTAGATATTTTGGATGTCCATGGTTGGGGAAGTTTGTATGAAAAATATGTCGGTCAACTTTATCAAAAACAGGGATATGAAGTTATTTTTCATGGACTTAATAAAGGTCTCCATGACAAAGGAATAGATCTCATAATGAATAAGGGAAATGATGTCATTTATGTACAGTGTAAATATAAAGCACATTCCAAAATATCTCAAAATTTGATTGAAAAAATTTTGTATAGTGCAGGAAATTTTATCAGCAGAACACACAAAAGTGGCCAAGCATTTCTTTGGCTTATCGTGCCTGATGAAAATAAATGTTTTACAATTAACACCAAATCAAAACTCAGTTCTCGTGCTTACTTTGAACATCATAATAAGACACAAAACAAAGTAAAATTGCGAGTAGTTGAAATAAAAATGTAA
- a CDS encoding alpha/beta hydrolase yields MKILNPLKTTLLAGVLSVTLGGHSMAADYKSNPFTLTYDNAITENVAGRVNIHTVKYTQNQTGIEVVANIYTPANYNPANKYPAIVVAHPNGGVKEQVAGLYAQKLAEQGYITIAFDAAYQGGSSGLPRYTDKPQNRIEDIRAAADYITQYPGVDANHLGLLGICGGGGYSIKAAQTDKRFISIATVSMFNTGDARRNGFMRSQMDSTQQRLADIAKVRATEAAGGEIQYTPAFGQNMTREQVAALPFEMYRQGYEYYAQTHAHPNSQTNNTVDSLQDLMEFDVNTNVDLISQPLLMIAGEKADSLYMTQEVFANASGTDNKELFLVPNASHIETYWKQPYVQQITDKLTSFYGKNLK; encoded by the coding sequence ATGAAGATATTGAATCCCCTAAAAACAACCCTTCTGGCAGGTGTATTAAGCGTAACATTAGGAGGTCATTCCATGGCCGCAGATTATAAAAGCAACCCGTTCACACTAACTTACGATAATGCCATTACTGAAAACGTGGCAGGTCGGGTGAATATTCACACCGTAAAATACACCCAAAATCAAACGGGTATCGAAGTGGTAGCCAACATTTACACACCTGCTAATTATAATCCTGCAAATAAATATCCTGCTATTGTCGTTGCCCACCCGAATGGAGGAGTGAAAGAACAGGTAGCCGGCTTATATGCACAAAAGCTAGCAGAACAAGGTTACATCACTATTGCCTTTGATGCAGCATATCAAGGTGGTAGCTCAGGTTTACCACGTTACACTGACAAACCGCAAAATCGTATTGAAGATATACGTGCAGCAGCAGATTACATCACACAATATCCGGGCGTAGACGCCAATCATTTAGGCTTGCTAGGCATTTGTGGCGGTGGTGGTTACTCCATCAAAGCAGCACAAACCGACAAACGCTTTATATCCATAGCAACTGTAAGCATGTTCAATACAGGCGATGCGCGTCGTAATGGCTTTATGCGTAGTCAGATGGATTCGACTCAACAAAGATTAGCAGATATTGCCAAAGTTCGTGCTACAGAAGCTGCGGGTGGTGAAATTCAATATACTCCTGCTTTTGGTCAAAATATGACACGGGAACAAGTGGCCGCCTTGCCGTTTGAAATGTATCGCCAGGGCTATGAGTATTATGCTCAAACCCACGCCCACCCTAATTCGCAAACCAATAATACCGTAGACAGCCTTCAGGATTTAATGGAATTCGATGTCAATACCAACGTGGATTTGATTAGCCAACCGTTGTTAATGATCGCAGGTGAAAAAGCAGATTCGCTGTATATGACTCAAGAGGTTTTCGCTAATGCAAGTGGTACGGATAATAAAGAGTTATTCCTAGTCCCCAATGCAAGCCATATAGAGACTTATTGGAAACAACCTTATGTGCAGCAAATTACCGATAAATTAACCAGTTTCTACGGTAAAAATTTAAAGTAA
- a CDS encoding STY4528 family pathogenicity island replication protein, translating into MLLEADGVTSLATYEQLQPYLTTSPLTGKASTETVARALTILRLTGWLSLTSKRRHDKGMIQGNVYLLHDEPLSIYERLQTDADYLILLSNATTHQSKTIQKVAEYTLNELINDPHVAERKLPTRLEVLTERLRQYEAGAKKLSTTSNTKDGDKDLLRNNKQPYTKSKASLKSCDSNSLRHRKYISSSKDKNILLQGLRDNLKLPARFLALSTAQQDSGLLALSTLEPVQQQQVLDEWQQRCEQQAIRNPAAYLHGIIQKALQGELNLLRSSQHSVSTQSPSNIKSGSIESKLLQSKLRTSECIATPAPVVSCAKPTDRIQAQHYLKEIKQMLKNASHTKS; encoded by the coding sequence ATGTTGTTGGAAGCTGATGGAGTGACTAGTTTAGCTACTTATGAGCAGTTACAGCCTTATTTAACCACTAGTCCGTTAACGGGTAAAGCTTCTACGGAGACGGTAGCAAGAGCCTTAACTATTTTGCGACTTACTGGCTGGCTAAGTTTGACGAGTAAGCGTCGCCATGACAAAGGGATGATTCAGGGCAATGTTTATTTATTACATGATGAGCCTTTGTCTATCTATGAGCGTTTACAAACGGATGCTGATTATCTGATTTTATTATCTAATGCGACCACTCATCAGAGTAAAACCATTCAAAAAGTGGCTGAGTATACATTAAATGAGTTAATTAATGACCCTCATGTGGCTGAAAGGAAATTACCGACACGTTTAGAAGTTTTAACAGAACGGTTAAGACAATACGAAGCGGGAGCAAAAAAGTTATCCACAACTTCCAATACCAAAGATGGCGATAAGGACTTGCTTCGGAATAATAAACAACCTTATACGAAATCAAAAGCAAGCTTGAAAAGCTGTGATAGCAATAGTCTTCGTCATCGGAAGTATATTAGTAGTAGTAAAGATAAAAATATACTACTACAAGGGTTAAGAGATAATTTAAAATTACCTGCGCGTTTTTTAGCACTGAGCACGGCTCAACAAGATAGTGGTTTATTGGCTTTGAGTACCCTTGAGCCTGTTCAACAGCAACAGGTACTTGATGAGTGGCAACAGCGTTGTGAACAGCAAGCTATTCGTAATCCTGCCGCTTATTTGCATGGGATTATTCAAAAAGCTTTGCAGGGTGAATTGAATTTGCTGCGTAGTTCACAACACTCTGTATCCACCCAATCACCCTCTAACATTAAGTCTGGTTCTATAGAGTCTAAGTTGTTGCAGTCTAAACTTCGAACAAGTGAGTGTATTGCTACACCAGCGCCTGTTGTATCTTGTGCAAAGCCTACGGATAGAATACAGGCACAGCACTATTTAAAAGAGATTAAGCAGATGCTTAAAAACGCCTCTCACACTAAAAGCTGA